The sequence TAAAGGAGAGTAAGGATAAGGTCTTGTGGCATTGGAGGTGTTTTAAATTCAAGCCCTTTCTCCTCATCAAGAAGAAAGTTGATTACATCCAGAGGTTTTTCAGGAGGGCTCGTTCTAAAGAGACCATTTTCTTCAATCATTTTTATAAGTTTTGCCGGATTAAAAGAGGGCTCTTCTAACTCATCTTTTGCTATTATGAGATTATGAAAGAGATAATTTCCTGGCCTTCCGAGGTTGTCTTTACCAAGGTATATTGCCCTTCCTAAGACAAACCGTTTTTCACCTAATGGATAAAAGATATATTTCGTGGGTGTAGGCATACCTTCTTTGTAAAGGAGTTGACCTGGAAGGACATAAAGGGAATGGTTCTCTAATTTTATTCGCTCATCTTTAGTAATTCCTTGCGTGGCGGTAAGGGTAGTAAATCCTTTCACGCTACTTGTATAGATATGTTGTTCTAATTTCATAAGTGTCCCTCCAGATGTAGTATCCATAATGTTGGGTCGAAGATATGAAACGGGGCTAAATGGGTTATTCTACCATCTACTGCCTTACAACCTAAAGAGGATACAGAAGTCATATAGACAGAGTTAAAATTAACCTCAATGGCATTGTAAAAGGCAGGATATTTATTTTTGATGTATGTGCTAATATCAAAGGAGTGCTTTTTTAATTCATGAAGATAGTGAGGGATTCCCTCAATAGATGGAAGATTATCACTCCGTTTTTTAGATAACGGTCCATAGATATTATCCTTACCCCACATTTCATCTGCCCAGATAAAGCAGAGCAGGGCATTCTTTTCTTCAGTCCATCCCCTTAGTGCAAGGAAGGTTGTATTAAAGAGGTTATGTAATCTCTCTGAAGCAGATTGAGGGTCTTCTTCAAGAATCTTTGGCAGGTTTATCAAAAATACCATTGTCTCAACCTTATCTAAAATAGGCAGATTTTCTCTAATCCTCTCATCAACCTCAAAGGTTTCTCCACCAACATCATAGAAGACAAAGATAATCTTCTTCAGTTCGAATCCTTTTTTGAATAATCCTTTAAGTCCCTTTATTTTGAATGGGATGTTTTGAAGGAGGAGTATCAAAGGGGTGCGAAACATTACAGGCGTTGCACCAGGAAGGTGTCCTTGTTGCAAAGGGATAACATAATTTGAGTGGATGTCATTCAGGGTTTCCTGATTTAATCCTAAGAATGAAAACTTAGGCCATATCTTTGATATGAAGCCTTCATAGAGTGTATAAAAGAAGCTACCGAAGAAACAGGTTTTGCCATACCCCCTGTAACCTATAGTATAGATAAAGACAACAGGTGTACCTTCCATAACCTCATTAATATAAACTGGAGGTATCTTTATCTTCTTCTCAGGGCATTCGCTTACTGAGTCATTATGAAATTCAGGACAGAATGGACAGGTAATCATAGTTTCACCTCCTTTACTTCCTTGAATATATGGTTAAACAGAGTTCTTTAAATCTAATCTTATTTCTCCTCTTCTTCTAACTACACCAATAAGAAATGAAATGATAAATCTTCTTTATCCCTTGAACTTTTCTTCCTTTCCATCTTAAGGATTTTCTTTCATTACAATTGCGATTATTTTCTCAATAAATTTTTGGGCAGTGGCTATGGCTAATTTTGCTTCAGAAGATGTAATTTCGTTTTCAGAGTCATAAATAAAATCATGCCGTTGACGGCGCATACGATTAAAGCGACTAATAATGTTTTCGTATTCTTCTCCCAAAATCATCTTTGTAAATTCAACAATAGTTTTGTGTGAATTCTTTGCCGTTGGGAGGTATCCTTGAGAATACATCAATGACTTACCAGCTCTTATCATAGCATGATAAGAAATAGCAAAAGACCATGTTAAGTCTATATCTAAAACCGACTCAGCAGTTTTTAAATCCTTTTGTGCCCTTTTTAACTGCTTTTCTATCTGTTTAAAATCAGGTTTTTGTTCCTTTATAAGATTATCCTGTAAGAATTTTTCGTAATTCATCCTCTACCCCTATTAACATTACTATTTTATCTCTTAATATTTCTAAAAGAAATGGATTCTTTTGTTCAATTTCTTCTTTAAGCTCCTTCATTCTATATAATTTATAGTTTATTTCCCTTTTTAAAAGTTCTTCTAATCGGTCGAGTTCTTTGATAAGTTTATCTTCATCGCAATCTCCAATTATAAAGAGGTCTATATCTGAAAGATAGCTTTCTTTGTCTTTTGCATAGGAGCCATAGATGAAAGAATAATTAATAGAGCCAATCTTTTCTAAGATTTCCTTAATACTACCGGCTACCCCAACGGTTTTAAAAACTATACTTTTTAACTCATTATATAGTGGGTAATCCTTATTGGCTTTAAAATATCTTGCATTGGCTTTATATTCACTAATCAGAACCCTTTCCTTTTCCATATTGTTTATGGTTCTCTGAAAATTACCCGGTTTTTTACCCAAAATCCTGCCAATTTCTTGCATATAAAAAGATCGGTCAGGATTAGTTAAGAAAAGTCTTAATAATTCAGCCTTATTTTTGGTCAATTCTCTCATTTTGTTTTTTTACCCTCCATATGTGTTACGCATATAATTATATGCAATTAGCATACATAAGTCAACCTTTATGTGATTATTGGCATCATTTAACTCTACATCTAATTCTCCGATAATACCCAGCAAAAGCCGAAATTTTTGTCTCTTGTCTTTCTACTTGGACTGCCTGTAACCAGCGCCTCTTCTTTATTGCTGTATTTCAGATAAATCCTGCCATAAGGCTCTTGTGAAAATTCAGAGACAAGCTCACCACACCCCAAATCGCTTCTCTTTATCCCAATCTTACATAATCCCTCAAGCAGTTTTAATATTCTTCTCTCTATTTTCTGGGTTGTTTTCATATATTCCAATGCTTCCTCAAATAGATTCTCATCCCTGAAGGCTGTATCGTAAGCNNNNNNNNNNNNNNNNNNNNNNNNNNNNNNNNNNNNNNNNNNNNNNNNNNNNNNNNNNNNNNNNNNNNNNNNNNNNNNNNNNNNNNNNNNNNNNNNNNNNAATTATCCTGTATTCTCACAAAGAAAGTGCTCTCATCAATAAATACCACATCCCTCTCATAGACAGCATAAGAATCCTTCTTAATCAATGAGGTTTTACCCAGGCAAATGGATGAAATCCTCCCTTCTTCAATCTCTGCCTGGGAGATAACTCGGTTTAATGTCTCTTGAGTCGTAACCTTTGGTTCACCTGCAGATTTAATAATCTCATCTATGTAGCGCCTTTTCTCATTATCAAGAAAGATAAATTTGGGTTCAGGAAGAGAAGAGGAGCTGACACTTATTGGTATGGGATGACTATTATTTATGGCAATATCAACTGATGTTTCACCATAGACACGCAGATTTATATCAAGCTTTCTTGCCTTTAATCCTGTTTTGCTGGTTAAGCAGAGATGGCTATCTTCAAGTTTAAAACAGGTCTCTATGGGTTCTGTATCTGCTTTAATGCTATAATCAAAAGGGATAGCTTTATTGTCAAAGAAGATTTTGAAATCACTTATGACGGTCTCAAATAGGGTAGTTTTAACCAACTCATTAAGTCTTTCGATGCTTTCGTTTCCTACAATAGAAAGATACTCTATATCGGAGTCAGGATACATATTTGGCTCAGTTGAGAAATCAAAAAGGAGAATCTCATTAAATCTTTCTTTTAGTGCCTCTTGCCAATCCTTGAAGTCGTGTATCGGATTTTTATTAAAGACAATCAGATCAAATTCCTTTTCATTAAATTTGCTGAATGCTCCTTCTATGAGTGGGGTGATAAATCTACCCCTTTGGGTTATCTTATGCATTTGGGTAAAGGTTTTTATTGGTCTGCACCATTTTTGTATGTCTGGTTCAAATATGGTTTGTCCTAATCGCTGTAATGATTCTTCATCTAACATCTCCCAAAAGCCTAAAAACCCTATTTTGTTTGCGGCATCAAAATATTTAGCCCGATTAATAATCGCTTTTAACATCTCCCCTTCCTGGTCTGACATAGGACTGCTCATATCCAACAGACAAAACAATTTCTTGCGTCTTATTTTAATTGTCTCTTTTTCCACAAAAGCATTAAACATTCTATCACCTCAAATTAAAATTCAAAAGTCAAAATTCAAAAGTCAAAAGTTCAACTCAAAAATCAAAAGTTTTTGCTTTTTAATTTTAAGATACTGGCTGCAAGCATTTTTGCTATCTCATCAACTTCAACCATGAAAACATTTACCTTCTTTTCCTCTGCCAACCCCGTATCATTTAATAAACTAAGCCAATATTTCGTTTCATTAGCACTTTTAAGAGCTATTTCATAAAATCTTTTAAATTCTAATCGAGAACTTGATGCCCTAGCCTCTATAAGATTTGCACCGATAGAGGTAGCTGAACGAATAAGTTGGTCCATAATAATCCAACTACTTCTTTTGTTTGGCAGGCTATCAGCTAAAGCTATAATCCCTAAGCTGAATTTGTAGCACCTTGCTTTTAAATCAGTTTTGAATTTTGAATTGCAATTTTGAATTTTGACTTTTGAATTTTGACTTTCTTCCATCGTCTTTTAAAACTAAACGCCTACATCTAAATTTATCCCATAAACTTGCAGTCCCTTTTTGACCTTATTCATAAGGTTATCTGAAAAGATACCGGTTAGATATCCTTTTTCCTCACTTACTGAAAGCTCAATCTGGCTTGTTTCTTTATCTACCAGGTCGTTATAGCTTGCATAGCGGTTATTAAAGAAATAGACCTTTTGATTACTGCTTCCGCGCCAGAGTAAGGTTTTGGGGTTGTCTTTCTCATACCTTCCATCAATCAATATATCCAGTTGGGAAAGGAGCAGGTTAACATATTTGTCGTTTTTTCCCCGGAGTTCATTGTATGTGTAGCCGCTATACGAGACAATAGACAATCCGTGTTCTTT is a genomic window of bacterium containing:
- a CDS encoding HEPN domain-containing protein — translated: MNYEKFLQDNLIKEQKPDFKQIEKQLKRAQKDLKTAESVLDIDLTWSFAISYHAMIRAGKSLMYSQGYLPTAKNSHKTIVEFTKMILGEEYENIISRFNRMRRQRHDFIYDSENEITSSEAKLAIATAQKFIEKIIAIVMKENP
- a CDS encoding nucleotidyltransferase domain-containing protein — encoded protein: MRELTKNKAELLRLFLTNPDRSFYMQEIGRILGKKPGNFQRTINNMEKERVLISEYKANARYFKANKDYPLYNELKSIVFKTVGVAGSIKEILEKIGSINYSFIYGSYAKDKESYLSDIDLFIIGDCDEDKLIKELDRLEELLKREINYKLYRMKELKEEIEQKNPFLLEILRDKIVMLIGVEDELRKILTG
- a CDS encoding four helix bundle protein, with amino-acid sequence MEESQNSKVKIQNCNSKFKTDLKARCYKFSLGIIALADSLPNKRSSWIIMDQLIRSATSIGANLIEARASSSRLEFKRFYEIALKSANETKYWLSLLNDTGLAEEKKVNVFMVEVDEIAKMLAASILKLKSKNF
- a CDS encoding 4Fe-4S single cluster domain-containing protein, whose amino-acid sequence is MSILLNIGNISSSSLVNGPGNRFVIWVQGCSLMCPGCRNKEFLPQEPKHLIDIQKLADLIIKTTDIEGVTYSGGEPFDQAEALYHLSIVLKEHGLSIVSYSGYTYNELRGKNDKYVNLLLSQLDILIDGRYEKDNPKTLLWRGSSNQKVYFFNNRYASYNDLVDKETSQIELSVSEEKGYLTGIFSDNLMNKVKKGLQVYGINLDVGV